One segment of Paenibacillus rhizovicinus DNA contains the following:
- a CDS encoding Rne/Rng family ribonuclease, protein MKKMLVHGQKDMLQIAIVSDNSLYEYYMEKTENAGQLVGSIFKARVANVLPGMQAAFVDIGLPKNAFLYIDDVLHPHLERQPKEKPQINSLLQPGQELLVQVMKEPLGGKGARVTTHFSLPGRFLVYMPIADYIGVSKKVSTEAERSRMRAVGEKIRLPGEGVIMRTAAEGESLASLQQDVQFLREHWQEIHHRGETASAPTLLHRDADLVHRLVRDLLTTEIDQIWIDDGSVFRKTKAMMKRLAPAMLPRLQLFEPLIGGASLFQQDHIHEQLQEAFQRRYRLKSGGDLVWDQTEALTVIDVNTGRFVGTSDLEDTVFRTNLEAAEQIARLLRLRDIGGIIIVDFIDMDEEQHREQVMQLLERLVRTDRTKCQVVGWTRLGLLEMTRKKVREQKILPSRETSGNRD, encoded by the coding sequence ATGAAAAAAATGCTGGTTCACGGTCAGAAGGACATGCTTCAAATTGCTATCGTGAGTGACAATTCGCTGTATGAGTATTACATGGAAAAAACGGAAAACGCGGGTCAGCTGGTCGGAAGCATCTTCAAAGCGCGCGTCGCGAATGTCCTGCCTGGCATGCAGGCGGCATTCGTCGATATCGGATTGCCGAAGAATGCGTTCCTTTATATTGATGATGTACTTCACCCGCATTTAGAACGTCAACCGAAGGAAAAACCGCAGATCAACTCCCTGCTTCAGCCTGGTCAGGAGCTTCTCGTGCAAGTCATGAAAGAACCGCTCGGAGGCAAAGGCGCGCGTGTCACGACCCATTTCTCGCTGCCCGGCCGGTTTCTTGTTTATATGCCCATTGCGGATTACATAGGCGTCTCCAAGAAAGTCAGCACCGAAGCGGAACGGTCGCGCATGCGCGCCGTAGGCGAGAAAATCCGGCTTCCTGGAGAAGGCGTAATCATGCGCACGGCCGCCGAAGGCGAGAGCTTGGCGTCGCTTCAGCAGGATGTGCAGTTTCTGCGGGAGCATTGGCAGGAAATCCATCATCGGGGAGAAACGGCCTCGGCCCCGACGCTGCTTCATCGGGACGCGGATCTCGTGCATCGGCTCGTCAGGGACCTGCTGACGACGGAGATCGACCAGATATGGATCGACGACGGTTCAGTCTTCCGGAAGACGAAGGCGATGATGAAACGCCTCGCCCCGGCCATGCTTCCGCGCCTGCAGTTATTCGAACCGCTAATCGGCGGCGCTTCGCTCTTCCAGCAGGATCATATTCACGAGCAGCTCCAAGAAGCTTTCCAGCGGCGGTACCGGTTGAAATCCGGCGGCGATCTCGTCTGGGACCAGACGGAAGCGCTCACGGTCATCGACGTGAATACGGGCCGGTTCGTCGGCACCTCCGATCTGGAGGACACCGTGTTCCGCACGAATTTAGAGGCGGCAGAACAGATTGCCCGGCTGCTGCGGCTCCGGGATATCGGCGGCATCATTATTGTGGATTTCATCGACATGGACGAAGAACAGCATCGCGAGCAAGTCATGCAGCTGCTGGAACGTTTGGTCCGGACCGACCGGACGAAATGCCAGGTTGTCGGCTGGACAAGGCTCGGATTGCTTGAAATGACCCGTAAAAAAGTACGCGAACAGAAGATTCTGCCTTCGAGAGAGACATCTGGCAATCGGGATTAG
- a CDS encoding M23 family metallopeptidase: protein MDTRNSIRERRQERIRRIIEHNAKQTAHAEQRAQQYEQHQQHQQQPRLSMQQQAPQHHQQQQPHQPEQQGLLLPASARDPRESKQGQFVQPAVQREEDPERLWKANPNPWQTAGWNIAPLPSKDVRASKQGGPPPDPPKNDARFIVRGLFIQSVIAAAVFAIVYLMFNVQQPAAKKGQEAVTAALTENMDFHAASSLYQKWFAGAPSFIPFFGAKGDEESRFAEGSVTLPIVSPLPEGSVVQTFAETLSGVEIAGTPDQTVLAAETGRVTLVTEDSEDGATVVVQHANERVTIYSHLFNVIVAANDWVEAGKTLGKLASAKADENGQSLLFFAVKEKGRYVDPADVVPID, encoded by the coding sequence ATGGATACCCGAAACAGCATCCGTGAACGCAGGCAGGAACGCATTCGCCGGATTATTGAGCATAATGCGAAACAGACGGCGCATGCCGAGCAACGTGCACAGCAGTACGAGCAGCACCAACAGCACCAACAGCAACCTAGGTTGTCCATGCAGCAACAGGCGCCGCAACATCATCAGCAGCAACAGCCCCATCAGCCGGAACAGCAGGGGCTGCTGCTTCCTGCTTCGGCGCGCGATCCTCGTGAAAGCAAACAGGGGCAATTCGTTCAGCCGGCCGTGCAGCGCGAGGAAGATCCGGAACGGTTGTGGAAAGCGAATCCCAATCCTTGGCAGACCGCAGGCTGGAATATCGCGCCGCTTCCGAGCAAGGACGTCCGGGCCAGCAAGCAGGGAGGTCCTCCTCCAGATCCGCCGAAGAACGACGCCCGGTTTATCGTACGGGGGTTGTTTATCCAATCGGTCATTGCGGCTGCGGTATTCGCTATCGTCTATTTGATGTTCAACGTGCAGCAGCCCGCCGCCAAGAAAGGCCAAGAAGCGGTAACGGCGGCCTTGACCGAGAATATGGACTTTCATGCGGCGTCGTCGCTATATCAAAAATGGTTCGCCGGCGCTCCGTCCTTCATCCCGTTCTTCGGCGCAAAAGGGGACGAGGAGTCCCGGTTTGCCGAGGGATCGGTCACGCTGCCGATCGTGTCGCCGCTGCCGGAAGGTTCGGTCGTACAGACATTCGCGGAGACGCTGAGCGGTGTCGAAATTGCCGGCACGCCGGACCAGACGGTGCTGGCCGCGGAGACGGGGCGGGTCACGCTCGTTACGGAAGACAGCGAGGATGGAGCAACGGTCGTCGTTCAGCATGCCAACGAGCGCGTGACCATTTACAGCCACTTGTTCAACGTTATCGTCGCGGCGAACGATTGGGTAGAAGCGGGCAAGACGCTAGGGAAGCTGGCTTCGGCGAAGGCGGACGAGAATGGACAGAGTTTGTTGTTCTTTGCAGTGAAGGAGAAAGGCCGATACGTCGACCCTGCGGACGTCGTTCCGATTGATTAA
- a CDS encoding M50 family metallopeptidase: MIKIGGIRWSVHPLFVLIMLASVFTGSFVELLTLFAIVLVHELGHVIAARGFGWTVREVKLLPFGGVAEVEDGSGLPASEEAIVAIAGPLQNVWMAGLAWLLGQLGLWQPEWADYVCQANIMIGLFNLLPILPLDGGKLMQAGLSRTLTFHGMLIWGARISLFFSALMVVFAIVPAVLSKNAVHLNLNLIAVGLFLLLTNWTAYRNIPFLFLRFLTNRAMSASKSVARGTWAFPIIVPKGYTVLAALRLFKRDSYHLIVVMEEKGDVLAVLPEQRLVSGFLSDGKADRAVLELFM; encoded by the coding sequence TTGATTAAGATTGGCGGCATCCGGTGGTCCGTTCATCCGCTCTTCGTGCTCATTATGCTCGCATCCGTCTTTACGGGGTCCTTCGTGGAGCTGTTGACGCTGTTTGCGATCGTACTCGTTCACGAACTTGGTCATGTCATCGCCGCAAGGGGCTTTGGCTGGACGGTTCGGGAGGTGAAGCTGCTGCCTTTCGGCGGGGTGGCGGAAGTCGAAGACGGGAGCGGGCTGCCGGCAAGCGAAGAAGCGATCGTCGCGATTGCAGGTCCGCTGCAGAACGTTTGGATGGCAGGCTTGGCGTGGTTGCTCGGACAGCTGGGCTTGTGGCAGCCGGAATGGGCTGACTACGTCTGTCAGGCCAATATCATGATCGGCCTGTTCAATCTGCTGCCGATTCTCCCGCTTGATGGCGGAAAACTGATGCAGGCAGGGCTTAGCCGGACGCTGACGTTCCACGGCATGCTGATTTGGGGGGCCAGGATCAGTCTTTTCTTCAGCGCGCTAATGGTCGTGTTTGCCATCGTGCCAGCCGTGCTGAGCAAGAATGCCGTCCACTTGAACTTGAATCTGATCGCCGTCGGCCTGTTTCTGCTGCTGACCAATTGGACAGCCTATCGCAATATTCCCTTTCTGTTTCTCCGTTTTCTGACGAATCGTGCCATGTCGGCTTCCAAATCGGTAGCGCGGGGGACGTGGGCGTTTCCGATTATCGTGCCGAAGGGGTATACGGTGCTTGCCGCGCTGCGCCTCTTTAAGCGGGACAGCTATCATTTGATCGTCGTGATGGAGGAAAAAGGGGATGTGCTGGCCGTACTGCCGGAACAGCGCCTTGTCAGCGGTTTTCTATCGGATGGAAAAGCAGACCGTGCAGTCTTGGAGCTATTCATGTGA
- the rplU gene encoding 50S ribosomal protein L21 gives MFAIIETGGKQYKVQEGDVLYIEKLDAAEGENVTFDRVLAVSKGAELVTGTPVVSGATVTATVEKHGRGQKIIVYKYKAKKNYRRKQGHRQPYSKVTIGKIQA, from the coding sequence ATGTTCGCGATCATTGAAACTGGCGGAAAGCAATACAAAGTGCAAGAAGGCGACGTTCTTTACATCGAGAAACTGGATGCTGCTGAAGGCGAGAACGTAACATTCGACCGCGTATTGGCTGTTTCCAAAGGCGCAGAGCTCGTTACAGGTACACCGGTTGTTTCCGGCGCTACAGTAACGGCGACTGTTGAAAAACACGGCAGAGGTCAAAAAATCATCGTTTATAAATATAAAGCGAAGAAAAACTACCGCCGTAAGCAAGGTCACCGTCAACCGTACTCCAAAGTTACGATTGGCAAGATTCAAGCTTAA
- a CDS encoding FtsW/RodA/SpoVE family cell cycle protein has translation MLNKLKKIDVGIIIILLAFTVVSAMLVRSATYGNPEYANYDVKTVIFFGLGFFVALVAAMIDYRVYLKAWYVLYGIGLVLLVVVYLTAPEINGAKSWFPLPGGLQFQPAEMVKIILIITVAYLMGRRQGDPLRVRQDLFVVAFFSFVPFALVMIQPDLGNAIIYLVIVLGMLWIGNVRYTHVLLGLTIVVGGIILFMFLFNTYNKQIHDYMEDHSKLHWYERINGFINPETASEKEVYQANKAKIAIGSGGLTGDGYMKGESKNRKFIPYPYSDAIFVVVGEEFGFQGAAILLMLYFLLIYRMIIIAFQCYDLRGSFIVIGIVSMYVFQVFQNIGMMIGLMPITGITLPFISYGGTSLLLNMLCIGIVFSVKVHQEKYELAT, from the coding sequence GTGTTGAATAAACTGAAAAAAATCGACGTCGGCATCATTATCATTTTGCTGGCCTTCACGGTTGTCAGTGCGATGCTTGTGCGCAGCGCGACGTACGGCAACCCGGAGTATGCCAATTATGACGTCAAAACGGTTATTTTCTTCGGTCTGGGTTTCTTCGTTGCATTGGTCGCGGCCATGATCGATTATCGTGTCTATTTGAAGGCTTGGTACGTGTTGTACGGTATCGGGCTCGTGCTGCTCGTTGTTGTATATTTGACAGCGCCGGAGATCAATGGAGCGAAGAGCTGGTTTCCGCTTCCCGGGGGACTTCAATTTCAACCGGCGGAGATGGTCAAGATCATTCTGATCATCACGGTCGCATACTTGATGGGCCGCAGACAGGGCGATCCGCTCCGGGTCAGACAGGACTTGTTCGTCGTCGCCTTCTTCTCGTTCGTGCCGTTTGCGCTTGTCATGATTCAGCCGGATTTGGGCAATGCCATCATTTATCTCGTGATCGTGCTGGGCATGCTCTGGATTGGCAACGTTCGCTACACGCATGTGCTTCTCGGCCTTACGATCGTGGTGGGCGGTATCATCCTGTTCATGTTCTTGTTCAATACCTACAATAAACAGATTCACGATTACATGGAGGATCATAGTAAACTCCACTGGTATGAACGGATCAACGGCTTCATTAATCCGGAAACGGCTTCCGAGAAAGAAGTATACCAAGCGAACAAAGCCAAAATCGCCATCGGTTCCGGCGGCCTTACGGGCGACGGTTACATGAAGGGCGAGTCCAAGAACCGCAAATTCATTCCCTATCCGTATTCGGATGCGATTTTCGTCGTCGTGGGTGAAGAGTTCGGGTTCCAAGGCGCGGCAATCTTGTTGATGCTATACTTCCTGCTGATTTACCGGATGATTATTATTGCCTTCCAGTGTTATGACTTGCGAGGATCATTCATCGTGATCGGAATCGTATCGATGTACGTCTTCCAAGTCTTCCAGAACATCGGCATGATGATCGGTCTGATGCCGATTACGGGCATCACGCTTCCGTTCATCAGCTACGGCGGGACGTCGCTGCTGCTGAATATGCTTTGCATCGGCATCGTGTTCAGCGTGAAAGTCCACCAGGAAAAATACGAATTGGCTACCTAA
- a CDS encoding ribosomal-processing cysteine protease Prp: protein MITVSITRQSAADSRIVSFAIEGHAKFANPGKDIVCAGVSAVSVGTVNAIEALAGVELPASMKSGWLRSEIPAGEHTADSDAKTQLLLESMIVMLDSIAASYGKYVVIRQLFRE from the coding sequence ATGATTACGGTGAGCATAACGCGGCAGTCCGCTGCTGATTCCCGAATCGTATCGTTTGCAATTGAGGGACATGCCAAGTTCGCCAATCCCGGCAAAGACATCGTCTGCGCCGGTGTGTCGGCCGTATCGGTCGGCACGGTGAATGCAATCGAAGCATTGGCGGGCGTCGAGCTCCCGGCTTCGATGAAGAGCGGCTGGCTGCGATCAGAAATCCCCGCTGGAGAACATACTGCAGATTCGGATGCGAAAACGCAGCTTCTCCTGGAAAGTATGATCGTCATGCTGGATTCGATTGCAGCCTCGTACGGTAAGTATGTCGTCATTCGTCAACTATTTCGTGAATAA